AAATGGGAAGTGTTGCAGTCCTTCTCCTGGCCAACTTTATACCCTAAATATAACCCCGCCTCATTCGAAGCTTTTAACATAACATTCAACTCTTCAATAGCAATcagcaaaaaaaatgaaagtggaTCACACCGAAGAATGCCCCTTTCTAATTTAGATTCATTGGTTGGATTACCATTCATAAGAACCAACACCGTTGAAGTGCTCACGCATTCCACAATCCTTTTACGCCACAAGATTGggaaattcatcattttcttcttctcattatAACATCTAAATAAATCCATTCCACACAATCATACTCCTTTTCAAAACCTACCTTATACAATAATAATTCGTTCTTTATCTTTACACACATCATCCAACAACTTGCTAGCAATAAGAATTCAGTCTAgaattttccttctttttacaaaaacatATTAGGTATTAGATATCACTTTACCAGCAATCTTCTTTAATCTATTATGCAACACCTTTGTCAACACCTTATACTTACACCCACAAGGGAAAAAGGTATAAAATCTGACAAACACGTGGACTTTCAACATTAGGGATTAGAgcaataaatgtattattcacaCCTTTTGCCTATCTTTAATTTCGATGAAATTCTCTGACAAATCTCAAAACATCAGTTTTAATTTCCGTccaaaaacaaacattttggtGATGATTCAAAGATTAATGTTTTGGAGTCTCTTCCCATTAAGCGAAAAAAACTCCTTTGTGATAATGTTTCTCAGGCTCacatttcaaaatgtttgtttgctttctatttattttttattttttttacctttctCTTAGACTTCTCCCTCTTTTTATACCAAAAACTAATATTTCATGCAAGGTCTAATTAATTGGTTAAATAAATTGCACGTACTTACAAACAAAttattacaaatacttaaataaagagtgttttttttcttctttcaaatagCCTAGTGATTAGAGAAATTTACCTTAACGGCGAATAAGTGGGATGCCGAGGTTCGACCCCggccctgcatataatatgcatcaCCTTTACCAAATGAGTTAAGTACACATGGACAAATAAAGAGTGTTTAATCTAAGGAAtacttaaacaatttatttccCTTCTTTTATAAGGTCCAATTAAACAATGCTTACTAGAGCCAAGTTTTGTTATTTTACCATAAATGAGCTAAGCTATCTTCGTTCCAAGTTGCTTATGCAAACAATAAATCTCCCATACTTTTATTAGGTAGCTGCCCTACCAGGCTACCACATTCATTATCTGCTACCACTTTCAACATCATTTTCAATCAATTGAAAAAACGCACCATTGTTTTCAACCAAtcgactatttttttttttgttgagggaatcgactatttattattatttacgggaaaatactaacaaaattaaaataaactttaCTAGATTTTTTCCCATGTTCCGCTCGAATTTATTGTAAAGGAATTGacatacaaataataaaatgcaatatataattgataacggtgaaaaaaataagttgcaAGGTCAGATATTTCCATTTACAAAGttctaaatatcaaaatatatgatttttgtgttgtgtgtgaaatttttacacggtttagtttttattttattttagagaaacACGTTTAGGGCTTgatatatataaccaagtttacatggaaattagggtagccgagtttgcatggaaattagggcattctgtttgtaaacgtattaaataagttagaaaatattgtaaaaaaaaaaggcatgaaattggttcataaaaaaaaattacaaaatattgtaaaaaaaaaggcacGAAATTAGTGCAATGAAATTTTATAGTattgtgtacaaaatattgtcaaaaagagaaaggcaagaggatagcaaaaaaaaaaaaaaggcaagaggataagaatgaaattggtgcgatccatttttttagtattaaataagtgtacaaaatatttccttaaataagaaaatatacaaaaaattgtcaaaaaaataaaataaaataagtataaaatagaagacATCAAAcattgatatgctcatagtttctaaAACAAACGTTGATcattaaataagtgtagaaaatctttcattaaaaaagaaaagaaaagaaaaggcaaAGGATACGAATGAAATTGATGcgacactttttttttagatgaaatttgttaggttaaataattgcaaatctaataaagcaaataaacggaaaaaaattaggttaaattgttgcagacgtaacaaaattaataaataaggattttgaaaattatatattcaacatattaaaacttaagaataattttttccataaagtcttgaccaattttttttcttctttcccaTAAAGTTCATAAATGATTTCATCTTTTAAATCCTCTTaacaaatgtcataaaaacatcAACATTTGTTAGCATGACACTTATTTATAAATACATAGACCTTGGTCCCATaataattaaatgtttttatagtagtaaaaaacaattaaaaatagtaaGAACAAACCCCATCATATTCACGCGTTATACAAAGAGATTGGGCCTCCTTATCACATGTGGTCCTATTGTGGTATTAAAGATCATAACAAAGAGCAAACATTCAAAATAATCTTCTTTGTACCTCAATTGATACTTATTAGAGATGTTATATGCAAGGATTAAGTTCAAACTCTAAATTTATCATTTCTCCACAAGAGTGTCAATCTAGCAAGTAACATCCAaaccacttgataaaaaaaattctcaaactTTGTAGCATACTTTCAAATAGGTTATTATGatgaatatttgaaaaaaaaaagattttgactctattaattcattaaattgattttatatttaacCACTTACTCTGAATTAAGTctctacatatatatatttttttttgaaaaatggtttCTATATATTCCAACAACctacaatcaatttaattatttactttatttaattaataatcataaaatcatatacTATTTATCTAACAAGGTCCTAGAAAATAAAGactaatttgatgatttatttattcGTATAAGAGGTTGTGTTCCACTACGCGCTAGTTAAGCACGTGAGTAGaaagttttctaaaaaaaacgaACATCAATTCTTCTTTCCCTGCGTAGGTGGGttagtctctctctctctctctctcattttattttcttatttcgcaagtctattttatttctttttatttctcaGTTTATCTTTCTCACAAATTctcaaattcaatttcatttcatcCCAAAATTTCACACGCTTCCAATTTCATTCCCAAATCGTTTTCTAGGGTTAGGGTTTCGATCCACAACCGTAACTACTAACTACCTTCAATTTCCCTCCCACCGACGCCGCCATGGGAGGTGACGCAACCGCTGAAACCACCACGGAGCCACAATCAACCGACGGAGGAGTTAAGATCAACATTCGTTGTTCCAATGGTTCCAAATTTTCCGTTCAGATTAGCCTCGATTCCACCGTTGTTTCCTTCAAGGATGTTATTGCTCAGAACTGCGATATTTCTGCTGATCAACAACGGTTGATTTATAAGGGAAGAATTCTTAAGGATGATCAAACGCTTCAAAGCTACGGTATGAACCCGATCTTCcaattatttctatatttgttCGTGTTTTTAGATTCTGAGTTTTGTTCCTGAtgcttaattttatgtaataattgaaaattaaagatatgtttgtgtaattttttgattgtattgcttttgattttatcattttttcgTGCTTTTTggtttattatattaatttatctCACTTATTTGAGAATGCACGATAACCTATCTAGCACCTAATCAAAGGTGTCATTTTTGACATCGACACATATGACTATcatgaattatgttattttctcaaattgttaTTGGTGTCACCATGCGAGTGACGTGTGTTTCAGGTGTCCGTGTCTatgtttttattatatagtCTATAACTCCAGTATTTGCATTTGTATGGGTTAACAATAACATAGGATGAATTTGTCGACAATCAATGGAACATGGAATTAGATTTAAACACTATTTTATTTGGATGTAAAGGGGTTGTATTGTACTTTTTAGAGTGAAAATACGAGGATTaaaatcattgtttattttatgcTGTCAGGAATTGATTTGTTCATATGGAAATTCTTTGGTGTTTCAGAGGGGTTAGGATCGTCTCCATTTAGGAGCATATCCATTTCTTCTATttagaaagagagacacaagtttgaagaaaattataaaataataattaatagtgGTGGGACCCACTATATCTCTAAATGGCATCctccatttattttgataaatggaGAGCATCCTAACTTGTTTCCGAGAGTATTTAGCGAATGTGtgaatataattttcttttgtatttggATTTATTTATAGGTTTGGAGGCAGATCACACTGTCCATTTGGTTCGTGGCTTTACGCCTGCCAATACAACTGGTGGGGCTAATACCACTGGTGCCAATACGACTACTACTAATGCTAGAGCTGCTGGTGCTAATGAGGGTGGGGGATTAGGAGGACCTGGACTTGGAGCTTCACTGTTTCCAGGACTAGGAGGTATCAATGGGATGGGAGGAGGTGGTGGTCTCAATAGTTTATTTGGAGCAGGGCCTCCAGATCTTGAACAATTGCAGCAACCATTTATGTCAAATCCCAATTTAGTGAGAGAAATAATGAACTCACCTGCCatgcaaaatttattaaataatccCGAGATAGTGCGCAACCTTCTAATGAGTAACCCACAGATGCAAGAGCTCATGGATAGAAACCCTGAGCTGGCACACATACTTAATGATCCTAGCACACTTCGCCAGACACTTGAGGCTACAAGAAACCCTGAGATCATGCGTGAAATGATGAGGAATACAGACAGAGCTATGAGCAACATTGAATCTTCTCCTGAGGGGTTTAATATGCTGAGGCGCATGTATGAAAATGTTCAAGAACCATTTTTAAATGCCACCACAATGGCAGGAAATGACAGTTCCAGAATTTTGGGGACTCAAGGTGGCCAAACGAGGAATCCATCGACCAATCCCTCAACTACTAATGCTGAAGCAACTTCCCCTGTACCCAATACTAACCCACTTCCTAATCCTTGGTCATCTGCTCCAAGTAAGTATGATTTTTTCATCATGATCAACTGATCAAGGAACTTAATGCCCCGCGGTTTATcacaattttcaagtttttttgaTGTTTCAATTTATTTGTTATGTTCTAAAGCCTTACAAACCAATGCTTGTTATTTTAGCTGGAGGTGCCCAAACTAATGTCAGGAGATCAACACCTACTGCTGCAGATGCTCGGCAGCAGACACCCACTGGCTTAGGCGGGCTTGGTATGCCAGATCTCGAAGGCATGTTGGGTGGTATGCCAGATGCTGGTTCATTGACCCAATTAATGCAAAATCCAGCTATTTCTCAAATGATGCAAAGTATCATGTCCAATCCTCAAACAATGAATCAGGTATTTACTTAATGTGCGTAGAAgttatgttatgcatgctaTTGAACTGATATCTCTAACGTCTTGGTTTATTTTAGATTCTTGGTATGAATACTGATCAGCGTGGGATGCCTGATATGAATTCAATGAGAGAAGTGATGCAAAACCCGGAGTTTCTTCGAATGTTTTCCTCACCCGAGACAATGCAGGTAGGCAGATTTAGAATGCTCTCGTCTGTTGATGAATCTGAGCTAACAGGCTCTCTCAATCAGTGTTGAGTACATTACAATCAACGTGTTAATAAGTTTGTGGTGCAACGCTGAAGCATTTAATCGTACACTCATTTTAGGAGAAcattaatttttaatgtttctatagatattttcacttttgtttctcCGGCACTGTGATAAATTGTATGAGTAATAAGGTTTTCACTTTTCaggattaaaaaataatgactAATGAGTGCAAGAGTCAGACCTAGATCTAGTGGTTGGATAGTGGCCTCCTAGCTGAGCCTTTGAAAATTAATCGACTGTGACAATTTGTGATTACATTTTGACGAGCTTTTTGCGTTAGAAAATAGGATTTTACCAATTAATGTGATCCATTGTTGTCTAATAGCAGCTATAGGATAGCAAATTTTGGACTAACGGCTACTGTTCCACGATACAGGATTcagtacaaagtgttgtcagACAGTTGCTATTGTATTGCTATAGCACTGTAGCTTAGCAGAATTTGAACGAAATTCTACTTCCCACAATCTGGGATTGACAACACCGATGTGCTCTATTATGATAAAGAGTTATTGTTGTTTTGTACCTAGAtatactaaataaattaattcgtGTCCTATCAACTGTGGCAGCAACTCTTGTCTATGCAGCAAGCTCTTATGACTCAACTTGGACAGCAGCAATCAACACAGTAAGTAACGGAGCAATCCTAACATTCAATCATTAATTTTTGCTAGCTTGATTTATACTTGTACTTTGATGTTCAATTGTAT
Above is a genomic segment from Medicago truncatula cultivar Jemalong A17 chromosome 5, MtrunA17r5.0-ANR, whole genome shotgun sequence containing:
- the LOC11410903 gene encoding ubiquitin domain-containing protein DSK2b isoform X2, which codes for MGGDATAETTTEPQSTDGGVKINIRCSNGSKFSVQISLDSTVVSFKDVIAQNCDISADQQRLIYKGRILKDDQTLQSYGLEADHTVHLVRGFTPANTTGGANTTGANTTTTNARAAGANEGGGLGGPGLGASLFPGLGGINGMGGGGGLNSLFGAGPPDLEQLQQPFMSNPNLVREIMNSPAMQNLLNNPEIVRNLLMSNPQMQELMDRNPELAHILNDPSTLRQTLEATRNPEIMREMMRNTDRAMSNIESSPEGFNMLRRMYENVQEPFLNATTMAGNDSSRILGTQGGQTRNPSTNPSTTNAEATSPVPNTNPLPNPWSSAPTGGAQTNVRRSTPTAADARQQTPTGLGGLGMPDLEGMLGGMPDAGSLTQLMQNPAISQMMQSIMSNPQTMNQILGMNTDQRGMPDMNSMREVMQNPEFLRMFSSPETMQQLLSMQQALMTQLGQQQSTQEPGQTGGGTVNNLGLEMLSSMFGGLGAGSLAVPNRSNEPPETLYATQLTQLQEMGFFDTQENLRALIATSGNVHAAVERLLGNSGQ
- the LOC11410903 gene encoding ubiquitin domain-containing protein DSK2a isoform X1, producing MGGDATAETTTEPQSTDGGVKINIRCSNGSKFSVQISLDSTVVSFKDVIAQNCDISADQQRLIYKGRILKDDQTLQSYGLEADHTVHLVRGFTPANTTGGANTTGANTTTTNARAAGANEGGGLGGPGLGASLFPGLGGINGMGGGGGLNSLFGAGPPDLEQLQQPFMSNPNLVREIMNSPAMQNLLNNPEIVRNLLMSNPQMQELMDRNPELAHILNDPSTLRQTLEATRNPEIMREMMRNTDRAMSNIESSPEGFNMLRRMYENVQEPFLNATTMAGNDSSRILGTQGGQTRNPSTNPSTTNAEATSPVPNTNPLPNPWSSAPTGGAQTNVRRSTPTAADARQQTPTGLGGLGMPDLEGMLGGMPDAGSLTQLMQNPAISQMMQSIMSNPQTMNQILGMNTDQRGMPDMNSMREVMQNPEFLRMFSSPETMQQLLSMQQALMTQLGQQQSTQEPGQTGGGTGPVNNLGLEMLSSMFGGLGAGSLAVPNRSNEPPETLYATQLTQLQEMGFFDTQENLRALIATSGNVHAAVERLLGNSGQ